In the genome of Taurinivorans muris, one region contains:
- a CDS encoding alkaline phosphatase family protein has product MASKAKKAALIGFDCLIPKRLEAMLAEGGLKNFRRVMEQGSYIPEGFNLPTVTPPSWATICTGAYPRTHGIEDYYYYMEGESLEHKKTTQAFGSDILTAETIWDAWDKAGKKSIVVNYPVSWPSKMQHGVMVMGQGISPIEKRWPLVGNEHKEFLASESVISTDFYHMGSQGSFDRAKGWANLPESEDDPLEMEVTIKFRDCMDPLEDQVWYVLALDMNGDGYDTVALCPERDYGKAFCTIKNREWSAPINHEFKVAEDGRMETGTFRCKLMKLSEDAEDFLLYVSGIAGHLGWVAPAGAMDGIDLSKQITANDIGLVAYMHKVIDLETVGELVQFHSDWLWNVVDGLLKKNPDWDLFYMHSHPIDWFYHGFLHEIDSEDPEKRKNARTLERKIYEIEDTMLGRLLDAFGDDCITCICSDHGATPIGPILNTAHALKQAGLCSYEPKKSENYWDIYEETEGFDYVLDVSKSVAVPQRYMFVYVNLKGKYPGGIVEAEDYEKVRDQIIDALLDYKHPETGERPVLLAVRKEDAHVFGMGGAQAGDVVYALKPEYMAEHGYGFPTGESGCGSLKNLLMFYGANVKKGFRYERPRWLADIVPTLCYVTGNPVPADAEGGPIYQILENPNLV; this is encoded by the coding sequence ATGGCAAGCAAAGCAAAAAAAGCGGCCCTTATCGGTTTTGACTGTTTAATTCCCAAACGTCTTGAAGCGATGCTCGCAGAAGGCGGACTGAAAAACTTCCGCCGTGTGATGGAACAAGGCAGCTATATTCCCGAAGGATTCAACCTTCCGACGGTAACGCCTCCCTCATGGGCGACCATTTGCACCGGAGCATATCCCCGCACCCATGGTATCGAAGACTATTATTACTATATGGAAGGCGAAAGCCTTGAACATAAAAAAACAACCCAGGCTTTCGGTTCCGATATTCTCACCGCAGAAACCATTTGGGACGCATGGGACAAAGCCGGCAAAAAATCCATTGTCGTAAACTATCCCGTTTCCTGGCCCTCCAAAATGCAGCACGGCGTCATGGTCATGGGACAAGGCATTTCTCCCATTGAAAAACGCTGGCCGCTGGTCGGTAACGAACACAAGGAATTTTTAGCTTCCGAAAGTGTCATCTCCACGGATTTTTATCATATGGGCTCACAAGGCAGCTTCGACAGGGCGAAAGGCTGGGCGAATCTTCCCGAAAGCGAAGACGATCCGCTGGAAATGGAAGTAACCATTAAATTCCGTGACTGCATGGACCCTCTTGAAGACCAAGTCTGGTATGTTCTTGCGCTTGATATGAACGGTGACGGCTACGATACCGTCGCCCTTTGCCCGGAACGCGATTACGGCAAGGCGTTTTGCACCATTAAAAACCGTGAATGGAGCGCTCCTATCAATCATGAATTCAAAGTCGCCGAAGACGGACGCATGGAAACAGGCACGTTCCGCTGCAAATTGATGAAACTTTCAGAAGACGCGGAAGATTTCCTCCTGTATGTGTCCGGTATCGCCGGACATCTCGGCTGGGTGGCTCCGGCAGGCGCCATGGACGGTATCGACCTTTCCAAGCAAATCACGGCAAACGACATCGGCTTGGTCGCTTACATGCATAAGGTCATCGACCTTGAAACCGTCGGCGAACTCGTCCAATTCCACAGCGATTGGCTTTGGAATGTGGTGGACGGACTGCTTAAGAAAAACCCCGACTGGGATTTGTTCTATATGCATTCCCACCCCATTGACTGGTTCTATCACGGCTTCCTCCATGAAATTGACAGCGAAGACCCTGAAAAGCGCAAAAACGCCCGCACCCTCGAACGGAAGATTTACGAAATTGAAGACACGATGCTTGGCCGCCTGCTCGACGCTTTCGGTGACGACTGCATAACCTGCATCTGTTCCGACCACGGAGCAACCCCCATCGGACCGATTCTCAATACGGCGCATGCCTTGAAACAAGCCGGGCTTTGTTCTTACGAGCCGAAAAAATCAGAAAACTATTGGGATATTTACGAAGAAACGGAAGGTTTCGACTATGTTCTCGACGTTTCAAAATCAGTCGCCGTTCCGCAGCGCTACATGTTCGTTTACGTGAACCTGAAAGGCAAGTACCCCGGCGGCATTGTGGAAGCTGAAGATTACGAAAAAGTGCGCGACCAAATCATCGACGCCCTGCTTGATTACAAACACCCTGAAACCGGTGAACGTCCCGTGCTTTTGGCGGTACGCAAAGAAGACGCCCATGTGTTCGGTATGGGCGGGGCGCAAGCAGGTGACGTTGTTTACGCTTTGAAACCCGAATATATGGCGGAACACGGCTACGGTTTCCCGACCGGCGAATCAGGATGCGGCAGCCTTAAAAACCTGCTCATGTTCTACGGCGCCAATGTGAAAAAAGGCTTCCGTTACGAACGTCCGCGCTGGCTTGCAGATATTGTTCCGACCCTTTGCTATGTGACGGGAAATCCTGTTCCTGCCGATGCCGAAGGCGGTCCGATTTATCAAATCTTAGAAAATCCAAACTTAGTATAA
- a CDS encoding OsmC family protein encodes MSAPIVKYSRKGNVHTIDFGIPAIDNIIIDYDKIPEEQRAGLAKSLLSAANLACYIATLGSALTARGANFTEIEGIANIDLGHNENKQARVTGINLDVKVAMDGEDDSIFERCQKIMKNGCLVTGSVHEGIHMTYKLEAEYDD; translated from the coding sequence ATGTCAGCACCTATTGTAAAGTATTCACGCAAAGGAAACGTTCACACCATTGATTTCGGCATTCCCGCAATAGACAACATCATCATCGATTACGATAAAATCCCGGAAGAACAAAGGGCAGGACTTGCGAAATCCCTTCTTTCCGCCGCCAATTTAGCTTGCTACATCGCAACCTTGGGAAGCGCGCTGACCGCCCGCGGGGCAAACTTCACGGAAATAGAAGGCATTGCGAACATAGATTTGGGGCATAATGAAAACAAGCAGGCACGCGTCACCGGCATCAATTTAGACGTGAAAGTCGCAATGGACGGCGAAGACGATTCCATTTTCGAACGCTGCCAAAAAATTATGAAAAACGGCTGCTTGGTTACCGGTTCCGTTCATGAGGGAATACACATGACCTATAAACTTGAAGCCGAATATGACGACTAA
- a CDS encoding sigma-54 interaction domain-containing protein translates to MVQYRDGNYFSEFEKNIFDILPGLAYYCKFIPSKTDNPYDYSLILEYASKGCMELVGISAAEFIKQNKNVLEHLMTEDDVKRTHNYSYDQVREHKSYEMKYRIKFASGLLKWVWDIGAGDYDKQGNIIGYKGVIMDISEEKFNELELQEENKQLKASIEQANGLGRIIGRSKAMQNVYELIMKASENDMNVIILGETGCGKDLVAKAIHEYSGKKGDYVPVNCGAIPEQLMESEFFGHTKGSFSGAYANKQGFIAAADNGTLFLDEIGEIPLNLQVKLLRTLENRTYTPLGSNTPKNSNFRLITATHRDLNQMVQEKNMRSDFFYRINVLEIHLPPLRERENDLFLLVENYFKRKNAKITLPLKVRLAMQNYHWPGNVRELHNFLDKYLFLGEDALKSLHFSEEDSFLMNLTANTLSFKEATEEFERQIIMKSLSQNQGNTAKCAECLDMNLRTLQRKIKQFGIK, encoded by the coding sequence ATGGTACAATACAGAGACGGCAATTATTTCAGCGAGTTTGAAAAAAATATTTTCGATATTCTGCCGGGTTTGGCTTATTATTGCAAATTCATTCCCTCAAAAACGGACAATCCGTATGATTATTCCCTTATTTTGGAATACGCGAGCAAGGGCTGCATGGAGCTTGTGGGCATTTCCGCAGCCGAATTTATAAAACAAAATAAAAACGTGCTTGAACATTTAATGACGGAGGACGATGTAAAAAGAACCCATAATTACAGCTATGACCAAGTGAGGGAGCATAAGTCCTATGAAATGAAATACCGCATAAAATTCGCGAGCGGGCTTTTGAAATGGGTTTGGGACATCGGTGCGGGCGATTATGACAAGCAAGGAAATATCATCGGTTACAAGGGAGTAATCATGGATATTTCCGAAGAAAAATTCAATGAACTGGAATTGCAGGAAGAAAATAAACAGCTCAAAGCCTCGATAGAGCAGGCGAACGGCCTGGGACGCATTATCGGCAGAAGCAAAGCCATGCAAAATGTTTATGAACTCATTATGAAAGCTTCTGAAAACGATATGAATGTCATCATACTGGGAGAAACCGGCTGCGGAAAAGACTTGGTTGCAAAAGCCATTCATGAATACAGCGGCAAAAAGGGCGATTATGTTCCCGTCAACTGCGGGGCTATTCCCGAACAGCTTATGGAAAGTGAATTTTTCGGACATACGAAAGGTTCTTTTTCCGGCGCTTACGCCAATAAACAAGGCTTCATCGCCGCCGCCGACAACGGCACGCTCTTTTTAGACGAAATAGGGGAAATCCCCCTCAATTTGCAGGTGAAACTTTTGCGCACGCTGGAAAACAGAACCTATACGCCTTTGGGAAGCAACACGCCCAAAAATTCCAATTTTCGTCTGATCACGGCGACGCATAGGGATTTAAACCAAATGGTGCAGGAAAAAAACATGCGTTCGGATTTCTTTTACCGGATTAATGTGCTGGAAATTCATCTGCCCCCGCTGCGGGAAAGGGAAAATGACTTATTCCTTTTGGTTGAAAATTATTTCAAACGCAAAAATGCTAAAATCACGCTGCCGCTGAAAGTCCGTTTAGCCATGCAAAACTATCATTGGCCCGGCAATGTGCGGGAACTGCATAATTTTTTGGATAAATACCTGTTTCTTGGCGAAGACGCGCTCAAAAGCCTGCATTTTTCCGAAGAAGACAGTTTCTTAATGAATCTGACCGCCAATACGCTTTCTTTCAAAGAGGCAACGGAAGAGTTTGAAAGGCAAATCATTATGAAATCCCTGTCCCAAAATCAAGGAAATACGGCTAAGTGCGCGGAATGCCTCGACATGAATTTAAGAACGCTGCAAAGAAAAATAAAGCAGTTCGGAATAAAATGA
- a CDS encoding BCCT family transporter, translated as MAKDDDFTCRPLDENDLCVEKSIALPVVLVLLLVSLPAIFFSAEMEAFLKGIVNPLNKALGSSFLWLVTIFVFMLIYFAISKYGDIKFGDPDEKPEFPLGSWAAMIFTSGVAGACMFWAIVEPSWYLVTPPMNAAPESVEAYNLSLSFLLLNWGPTAWSSYFICALPICYMFHIRRQPLLRVSAASEIVIGERKDKFLGRFLDCCFILGLMFCTTMTMCLSLPTVEATICKVTGFEPSLALQGKILLTTIAISAVSVYFGLKKGIKTVSDLNVLLAFALLIYVFLCGPTATLFDTFTNAVGRTANNFLTYILWTDPFTDQTVPQDWTMFYAMNWLGYGPFMGLFIARISRGRTVREIVGCGLFFAVLGGYCMHGVLGSYTLYLSHNNIIDVTGILVKQGGAALMAEVFDTLPFSTVVFIVYAMVSTIFLATSINSSCYIMAATATKRIGVNDDPNKYNLVMWALLQGLLAFGALTMGGLEVAKMLGKLAGIFICIPVILLAYAWIKMLKGDKLDEVTDCR; from the coding sequence ATGGCAAAAGACGACGATTTCACTTGCAGACCATTGGATGAAAATGATTTATGCGTTGAAAAATCAATTGCCTTGCCGGTTGTTCTTGTTTTATTGCTTGTCAGCTTGCCTGCAATCTTTTTCAGCGCGGAAATGGAAGCCTTTTTAAAAGGCATTGTGAACCCGCTGAACAAGGCATTGGGCAGTTCGTTTTTATGGCTTGTGACGATTTTTGTTTTCATGCTCATTTATTTCGCCATAAGCAAATACGGCGACATAAAATTTGGCGACCCTGACGAAAAACCCGAATTTCCTCTTGGTTCCTGGGCTGCCATGATTTTCACCTCCGGCGTTGCAGGGGCATGCATGTTCTGGGCTATTGTCGAACCCTCATGGTATTTGGTGACGCCCCCTATGAATGCGGCGCCCGAAAGCGTGGAGGCGTACAACCTCAGCCTAAGTTTCCTTCTTTTAAACTGGGGCCCCACAGCATGGAGCTCTTATTTCATCTGCGCCTTGCCTATCTGCTATATGTTCCACATCAGAAGACAGCCTCTTTTGCGTGTGAGCGCGGCTTCTGAAATTGTCATCGGCGAACGCAAAGACAAATTCCTAGGCAGATTTTTGGACTGCTGCTTCATTTTGGGTCTGATGTTCTGTACGACAATGACCATGTGCCTTTCCCTGCCGACCGTGGAAGCGACCATCTGCAAAGTGACAGGCTTTGAACCTTCCCTCGCCCTGCAAGGCAAAATCTTACTCACGACTATCGCCATTTCCGCCGTCAGCGTTTATTTCGGTTTGAAAAAAGGAATTAAAACAGTAAGCGACCTCAACGTGCTTTTGGCGTTTGCTTTGCTCATTTATGTTTTCTTGTGCGGTCCGACAGCCACATTGTTCGATACGTTCACCAACGCCGTGGGCAGAACAGCCAACAACTTCCTTACCTATATCCTTTGGACGGACCCGTTCACCGACCAAACCGTGCCCCAGGACTGGACAATGTTCTATGCCATGAACTGGCTGGGCTACGGACCTTTCATGGGCTTATTCATTGCAAGGATCTCCCGCGGAAGAACGGTCAGGGAAATCGTAGGCTGCGGTTTGTTCTTCGCGGTTCTTGGCGGTTACTGCATGCATGGCGTGCTTGGCTCCTACACCTTATACCTGTCACACAACAACATCATTGACGTTACGGGTATTTTGGTGAAGCAAGGCGGCGCCGCCCTCATGGCGGAAGTTTTTGACACGCTGCCTTTCAGCACCGTGGTTTTTATCGTGTATGCGATGGTTTCAACCATTTTCCTGGCAACAAGCATCAATTCAAGCTGTTACATCATGGCGGCAACAGCAACCAAACGAATCGGAGTCAACGACGATCCCAACAAATACAATTTGGTCATGTGGGCGCTTTTGCAAGGCTTGCTCGCTTTCGGAGCCCTTACCATGGGCGGGCTTGAAGTTGCAAAAATGCTTGGCAAGCTGGCGGGTATTTTCATCTGCATTCCTGTCATCCTCCTTGCCTACGCATGGATAAAAATGCTCAAAGGCGACAAACTGGACGAAGTGACAGACTGCCGATAA
- a CDS encoding DMT family transporter, translating into MGSEILTQTNFVKTAERAAELREKKDLLFAKKGLVLGIIGGITWAVSSVFLLGMGVKSGAFAQPEYWLVAPFAAAGIHDFCGAVTSLAVNAYRGQLKEIPRTIKNKAGRLCMLGGFLGAPFGMGGYLMAVSLTDPAYVLPITSLYPAFAAILAMVFLKEKIIGRAWIGLLGCILGVFIISFVAPSGGGSEYFYLGLLFAVVAACGWACEGVVVTSGMDFVEPGIALNIYQMTSACIYWFILIPLACHFTLPADMGYFSAIQGFLTSDKLYLVMLAGIVGACSYMCWYKAMNTTGVSRAMALNITYALWGVVLSAVFLDTEITVNLVIGAVVIFSGMVLVIGNPKDIVNLRQVG; encoded by the coding sequence ATGGGGTCAGAAATACTCACTCAAACAAATTTTGTCAAAACAGCGGAAAGGGCGGCGGAACTGCGTGAAAAAAAAGATTTGCTCTTTGCCAAAAAAGGTTTGGTTCTTGGCATAATCGGCGGTATCACGTGGGCGGTATCAAGCGTTTTTCTTTTGGGCATGGGGGTTAAAAGCGGTGCCTTCGCACAGCCTGAATATTGGCTTGTCGCTCCTTTTGCGGCTGCGGGTATTCATGATTTTTGCGGCGCAGTCACATCTTTGGCAGTCAATGCTTACAGAGGGCAATTGAAAGAAATTCCCCGAACCATTAAAAATAAAGCCGGCAGGCTTTGCATGCTCGGCGGATTTTTGGGCGCGCCTTTCGGAATGGGAGGGTATTTGATGGCTGTTTCCTTAACCGATCCGGCGTATGTTTTGCCGATAACTTCCCTGTACCCCGCTTTTGCGGCTATTTTGGCAATGGTCTTTTTAAAGGAAAAAATCATCGGAAGAGCATGGATCGGTTTGCTCGGCTGTATTTTGGGCGTGTTCATCATCAGTTTTGTCGCGCCTTCCGGCGGCGGGTCCGAATATTTTTATTTAGGTTTGCTTTTCGCCGTTGTCGCCGCCTGCGGCTGGGCCTGCGAGGGCGTTGTGGTGACCTCCGGAATGGATTTTGTCGAACCCGGCATTGCATTGAACATTTATCAAATGACTTCCGCATGCATTTACTGGTTCATTCTTATTCCGCTTGCCTGCCATTTCACGCTGCCTGCGGATATGGGTTATTTTTCAGCTATCCAAGGTTTTTTAACCAGTGACAAACTATACCTTGTCATGCTTGCGGGGATTGTGGGGGCTTGTTCCTATATGTGCTGGTATAAGGCGATGAATACGACAGGGGTAAGCCGTGCCATGGCTTTGAACATCACCTATGCACTATGGGGCGTGGTTTTGAGTGCTGTTTTCCTGGATACGGAGATTACCGTAAATCTTGTCATCGGTGCTGTCGTGATTTTCTCTGGCATGGTTCTTGTTATCGGAAATCCTAAAGACATTGTCAATTTGCGGCAAGTGGGCTAG
- a CDS encoding LysM peptidoglycan-binding domain-containing protein, with product MRSFSISKLRHLILPAAVCLSLTACGTKNYQPEDNYVSTDDSLYENYILSVDEETGPLLEAEKKAFLSVSEIDRNITAEQLKCVEKEYKHYIKNPRGRVTIERFMYRAMPYLDFTKKVFREKNMPEELAYLAFVESGYHPFARSSANALGMWQFMAPTARHCGLTINWWIDERLDPYKATYAAADYLQEMYNEFNDWHLALAAYNAGPGKIRRALTETGTDNFFDLMDANETIKNSKIKIKKETADYVPRFIAMAKIIRSFDSLGFEPKENELGKGHNVIKEQAIAIKAQRGSDLKAIAREMDMSWQHFRDYNPAFLQTVTPLNADTVFYVPASLQARGLEVSRMEMLAGWSTYTIKKGDTLSGISKKTGVPVHVLRQANAVSEPLRIGQHLRLPGHNTYIADKNANKSSSLGTRPERDLNYTVKSGDTFGKIANNHGLALAELQKANPQIKDVTKLALGQQIRIPGTKQHFKVKEQKPVQNLIAANKTKQIQQTASKKQEMAPASSAKRSKSRYTIQKGDTLYSVAQKHGLTVAELQEMNNGLSPQNLAIGQSILVKAHENYIASNSKEAPRQNLAKKKTYTVKQGDTLYSIAKSHGLSVAELQTHNKNLSTSISIGQTITIPSKTQLAAAKPIVHIVKKGDTLYSISKNYNVTVDAIVAYNNLAGNSLSIGQKVKIPNTNYTMASADNSDNIQ from the coding sequence GTGCGTTCTTTTTCAATATCCAAACTGAGGCATTTAATCCTGCCTGCCGCCGTCTGCCTGTCCCTTACCGCCTGCGGAACAAAAAATTATCAGCCAGAGGACAATTATGTTTCCACCGATGATTCCCTGTATGAAAACTACATACTGAGCGTTGACGAAGAAACCGGTCCTCTTCTCGAAGCTGAAAAGAAAGCGTTCCTCTCCGTGAGTGAAATCGACAGGAATATTACGGCGGAACAATTGAAATGCGTTGAAAAAGAATACAAGCATTATATAAAAAATCCCCGCGGACGCGTGACTATCGAGCGGTTCATGTACAGAGCCATGCCCTATCTTGATTTCACCAAAAAAGTCTTCCGTGAGAAAAATATGCCTGAAGAATTGGCATACCTCGCTTTTGTGGAAAGCGGCTATCATCCTTTCGCCCGTTCTTCCGCCAACGCCCTCGGCATGTGGCAGTTCATGGCGCCGACAGCCCGGCACTGCGGACTAACCATCAACTGGTGGATAGATGAACGCCTCGACCCATATAAGGCGACCTATGCAGCAGCCGATTATCTCCAAGAAATGTATAATGAATTTAATGACTGGCACTTGGCTTTGGCAGCCTACAACGCAGGACCGGGAAAAATCAGACGCGCTTTGACGGAAACAGGCACGGATAATTTCTTCGACCTTATGGATGCCAACGAAACCATAAAAAATTCAAAAATTAAAATCAAGAAAGAAACGGCGGATTACGTGCCCCGCTTTATCGCCATGGCAAAAATTATCCGCAGCTTCGACTCCTTAGGTTTTGAGCCAAAAGAGAATGAACTCGGCAAAGGGCACAATGTCATCAAAGAACAGGCTATCGCCATAAAAGCGCAGCGCGGTTCCGATTTGAAAGCCATTGCCCGTGAAATGGACATGTCATGGCAACACTTCCGCGACTATAACCCCGCCTTTTTGCAAACTGTAACCCCTCTCAACGCCGATACCGTTTTTTACGTGCCGGCAAGCCTGCAGGCGAGAGGTTTGGAAGTAAGCCGCATGGAAATGCTCGCCGGCTGGTCCACATACACCATTAAAAAAGGGGACACCCTTTCCGGTATCAGCAAAAAAACAGGTGTGCCCGTGCACGTTTTGCGCCAAGCCAACGCCGTCAGCGAACCTTTGCGCATAGGACAGCATTTGAGGCTTCCCGGACACAACACCTACATAGCGGATAAAAATGCGAATAAATCCTCAAGCCTCGGAACCCGTCCTGAAAGAGATCTCAATTACACGGTAAAATCAGGCGACACGTTCGGCAAAATCGCCAATAACCACGGACTTGCCCTTGCGGAACTGCAAAAAGCGAACCCGCAAATCAAAGACGTTACCAAACTCGCTCTCGGACAGCAAATTCGTATCCCCGGAACCAAACAACATTTCAAAGTCAAAGAACAAAAACCCGTTCAAAACCTCATTGCGGCGAATAAAACCAAACAAATTCAGCAAACGGCGTCCAAAAAGCAGGAAATGGCTCCCGCTTCCTCCGCAAAACGTTCAAAAAGCCGCTACACAATCCAAAAAGGAGACACCCTTTATTCCGTCGCCCAAAAACACGGTTTGACCGTTGCCGAACTTCAGGAAATGAACAACGGATTGTCTCCCCAAAACTTGGCGATCGGGCAAAGCATTCTTGTTAAAGCCCATGAAAATTATATTGCAAGCAACAGCAAAGAAGCTCCGCGGCAAAATCTCGCAAAAAAGAAAACCTATACGGTAAAACAAGGCGATACCCTTTATTCCATCGCAAAATCACACGGGCTCAGTGTCGCGGAACTGCAGACACATAACAAAAACCTCAGCACGAGCATTTCCATAGGACAAACAATCACCATACCGTCCAAAACACAGCTCGCCGCGGCAAAACCCATTGTCCATATCGTAAAAAAAGGCGACACCCTTTACAGCATAAGCAAAAATTACAATGTCACGGTTGATGCGATTGTCGCTTACAACAATCTTGCTGGCAACAGCTTATCCATCGGACAAAAGGTGAAAATACCGAATACGAATTACACAATGGCAAGCGCGGACAATTCCGACAACATACAATAA